The DNA segment ttttttatttgtattcATATCCCTTGTTGTGGGAAGAAATTGCAGTTCCCTTTGGTTAGTTTTATTCATATCCCTTGATGTGGCCTCCTTAGTTGTTTCTGGGTTAGATAACTCTAGTTCTTAATAATGCTACTGTTTCTTTTTTAAAATATCAATTCCTGTCTTAAGCCATTTTTTGCATGGACGCTTCTAATACCAGCTTCAGTTGGTGAGTAATTTGAATCTGATGGGTTCTACAGAATATATTCTCAATTCGACATTGCTGACATTTCCAGATACAATGTTGGATATTTCACATGCTATCGAAGTATGTAGAGTTTTGTAGCAGCTTCCTTTCAGTTGATAACATTTGTTGGCAACTAAAGCATTTAATACTTTCAGTGAGAAATATTGAATACTATCAACTATTGTTCTATGTATTTGCTGTTTTATTTTTATTCCTTGCGTCAATTGCCTTATTACTTAAATTGTGCCATTTCTCTTAACTGAACTTACTCTGCTTTATGACAAACCATCTCAAGTATCATAAGTTATGTCTCATCATATTCCTTATGTgttatctttcttttttcctttatatcatgcttagaggaTCCAACATTCGTATTTTGAAGTTGGTGTTGAAGTTGATAGAGCAAGAATCATACTTTGCTTGATCAAGGCATTAAACCAATTTGGTAGTCATTTTACTAATGGAGTAGATATTTTGCATCTCAACCATACACCTGTTAGTCTTTTTGAAATCTTCCTGTGAACTTGTGACAACAACCAAGCCTTgaagttttgatttatattttcgaAGAGAACTTTAGCAAGGATACTAGTGAAAACATGGACCCCATCGTTAGATTGCGAAGTTTTTGACAAAATAAAAGGTTATTGATCCTATTGGCTTTCTCTTTGTATGTTGTAGAAGTAATTTGGTTGTTGATTGAGACTATTTGATGTATTATTTTCCGAAGCAATTGGTCATTTGCTTAAAATAATTTCTCATGTATACTTTTTTCCCCCTTACAATAGCACAAGTAAAAATGTATTTCTAGTTTCTGTTATAGTATCACCACAAAAACTGAAAACTATAACCTCTTTAATTTGTACacaattattaaataaaaatttcacTATTTCATTATTGGGTGGACTGTTACTGCATTTCAACAGGTATGTTATCTTGAATTAGGTCCTTTGTACTTACTTTTGAAAAGGTGCACAAGTTTTTTTCTAGTCTGACCAATTTGTATGAGTTTATACTTTATATTAAGATACCTTTTCAAATATGCGACTTCGTAAATTGAAAAAATTGTCTGTGGcattttttattatgaaattgTAGATTGTCTTAGATAGCTTAACTTTATCTTTTTTCTTGAATATTTGCTCTTTACCAATAAATGGTTTTAAGACTAAATTCTATTCACGAGTTACCTATATTGTTGTTTGCAGCTTCCTATCAGAATGCACAAGGTGCTGAGTCCGAGAATGATCCAAATAATACCACTGTGGgtattttgtttagcttcttataTGTGAGCAGTGTGGTACGATGTTTTTGAAATATATACTATGTGGATGCCAGATATTTGTAGGTGGGCTGGATACAAATGTTACAGATGATCATTTGCGGCAAGTTTTTAGCCCATATGGAGAAATAGTTTATGTAAAAATACCTGTGGGCAAGCGTTGCGGGTTTGTGCAATTTGCTAGCAGGTTTGTATTCCAAATCCCCCTGTCAAATGGTGTACTCTAAAGTTATTGTGAACTCTTTTCTTTTATATCAATTCGTTTGATCTTCTCAGGGCCAATGCTGAGGAGGCTTTGAGGATGCTAAATGGGACCCCGTTGGGTGGACAAAACATCCGACTTTCATGGGGTCGCAGTCCTGCAAATAAACAGGTTGAACATGTTTACCTTCTTAGCAGAGAGTTTGTTTTAGATgttttaaagaggtaaagagtcaCGAAACATTTTCGCTCTCTTTCTTTGGTCATCAGCCTCAGCAAGATCCCAACCAGTGGAATGGGAGCTACTATGGATATGCCCAAAATTACAATACCTATGGATACACGCCTCCACAAGATCCTAATATGTATGCTTATGCAGCATATACTGGATACGGGAattatcagcagcagcagcagccgctgCCGCCACAACACCCACCTCAGGTAAGTGCTGTTGGTGATGCTAATTTAATATGAAGTGCTACTGTTTATGATTTATTAAAAAGTAGGAACAGTACCAGTGCATCTAATTGGTTGATGTAAGATCTGTGTATTATGCAGTAACTAGATGGTAGTTTGGGCAATGAACTCTGATATAATATATCATTGAGCTTGCTTGTTAGCTTCAGGCAGACGTTGGGGATAGTTTCTTCCCCTTTAGGTTTTTACATAATATTCTTGGCAACTTCTAGGACTATGCTTGCTTATTGTTCCTTGTCCATCTAAATCAAGTTGCATAAGCTCGACTTTCTGTTGTGGCAATCTTTATGCTGAAGtgcctgcctagtggagcttgatCTTTCCATTTGAATATTGAATAACCTGTTATGGGAACAGTGTTTACTGAGATAAACTCAAACTCAAACTGATTGTAGAGACAGTCTGATAAAACATAAATTCAAACTGCACCGAAGTCTGATTCAGTTATTGCAGTTTGGTCTGATTCCTTTTATATATTGGAAGTATTTGGTTTGGTTTTATGTTGTCATGGTATGGATCAAAAAATTAAACGATATATATGTTTAGGTCTGTTTTGACTGTGTTATCTTCAACTGGTTTCTGTTTAGATTTTCAGACACTAAATCTCACTGGATCTATCATTATAGTAAGGTTTTCCTAGCATATTGTTTTCTTCCAATTTTTCTTCACATGATTAGTCACTTCATCAGTTCATCTCTCCCCCTGACCCTCTCAACCTTCCCCACCCCTCTCCTTCCTCACTTTGCTCACTTTGATGACATTTTACAGATGACCTGCACCCTGATGCAATGCGAACACTTCTCATCAATTGTTGTCATACTGGCTTCCATTTGCATACCTTTTAATGAAGAAGATCCACTCTTTAATTCCTTTAATGGGTGTCATTTTATCTATAAGGTTTTCTGTGTGCTGTCCTGTTCCGTCTTTCGTCATGCATTAGGTGATATCAGAGCAGGAGTTTGCATAATCTTTAATTTATTGCTTTTGTATTATGTTAACTGGTATTGGAGCTGGGATTTGCCTGATTTGACGGCCGCATGTTAATTTATTCTCAAGATTTTGTTGTATGCAACCACATTCAGTCACTTGCGATCCTGCATCAATTTTCAGCGGTTGTGCTTTAGTGTGACATTCTCGACAATTTCATCTCTTCTCttcatttttttaaagaaagtctTCGAAAGATTGATCAATTGGACTGCCTGtcttttttaatttaattcaTTGTATAGTTCATTTTCATTGAGATCACGAATTCTGAGTAGTTACTTTTAGTTTTTTTTGTTAGTAAAATGAAAAATGTGGAGTATTTTTAGGCTACATATCCCATGTAAAACGAGTTCCTCTAGGAGTTGTGGATAATGTTATAGCAATAAGCTGTGGTTTACATGTGATAAGCCGTTGTGTGTGGTTGAATTAATATAAGAAAGGTAATATATGATTCAGTCTAAATGGAAATGAATGATTAGATTATAGTTAATTATTTAAGGCAAATTTCTGCTATTGCTAACCAAGTTAGgttcatcatattttgaatcTTGCTGATCCACACTTATCCACCCATTCATCATATTGGATGAAGTACACATGTTGATCTTATTATTATTCTTGGATCTCTCATCGTTCTGTGCGGATAGTCTAAATGATTTGTTAAAATTGTTGCAGTGATTCGCAGACCTGAGTGGTGCATATGCGGTCCTAATGGTTCCTGAATATGAAGCTTTAGCGGTGCATCTGCTGGAAAAGATGGGTCTTCTTCACCCAGTTTACCACCAGTCTTGGTCATGTCTAGTCCTTTAGTTTCTATTATCCCTCCCTCTTAATGATGCTGTGTGAACTTGCAAGATTGCACGTAGTGGTTGAAGTAGTACTTggccctgttttttttttttttttttaatgttttgtgGTGCTGCGATTATGCTTCTATTTAATTCAACTGTTTTTATTCTACTATGTTAATTAAGACTTTGTCATATCATGCCTTGTTTACACCCATCTACAGTACATATCCATTAAATCCAAAGATGCTAAGTGCCTGCAAAAAACCTACACTAAACTAGATTACCATGGCATCACAAATTCATTAGCATCCACGACATTATAGCCAGGTAATGAAATTTTATAGCTTTTTTCCTGCAACACTCAGTTTCTAACAACTCGAATCCTCGAACAATCACATTCACCAATCCGGTATCACAGATCACTGTCCAAATATCCCCAAATCCCACCCGAGAGACCAGGTAATGAGATCAAATATTTCTTCTTCATCACTCGATCCTCAAATTTACTTATTTGTCTGTAGGAAGTTCTGCAAATGTAAAGCTAATTTCTGAGAACATCATCATTCATAACGAGGGTCACCGGTCAGTTCCTACAACTTGGAAAACTATAAACACGGAGTACACGCAAAACAACTTGGAAAATTATAAACACGGAGTAGGCACGCAAATAGTGCTACAATGAAAACTATAAACACAGAGTACGCACGCAAAACAACTTGGAAAACTATAAACACGGAGTACGCACGCAAAATGATAGCCTTGAGCCTCTTATCCAACCGAACTTTTCAGGGCTTCGAAATGCCACAATGTTGGAACAGAATTTGAGTTCAATCGCCTCTTATCCGACCTTATCCGACCGAACTTTTCAGGTATTCGAAATGCCACAATGTTGGAACAGAATTTGAGTTCAATCGTCCCAACGACAAGCTCATAGTGCTACTTTGATCCCTGCTACCGGATAGGGTGGTATTGTGCTGATACTCGCTTTGGGGGAAGCTTTCGGAGTATGTAAAGAACGAGTGCTGAGGGGAGTATCTCGGTCATCTGTCAAAGCAACAATCACAGTATTAGATGGTTGGTTGCGATAAACAAGCTATTTTATGGAACCAACAGATCAAACATACCAAGTAAAATATGAGATCCAAAATGGGATGATCCAAAACCTCAAGAGATGCATTTGCATCAAATGCAGATAACCCAACCTACAATAAAGGAGAAAAAACATGTACACAAGCATGAGTTTATGAATTGCGCTTCTTGGAAGCATTAGTGCTATACTCTGGTTTAATAAACAGCTTAAAGGGATCAACTTGCAAAGATATCGGCACAATGAACAATCTCTAACTACAAACGAAGCTTACAGAATAAACCCTACAATGATATTAAAGCTgtaaatgaaatttaaaatgaaaaaaagtCTTGTAAGGGTACAaacgatagaaaagttaaaattccaGATGTAGGAAAGTTGCATAGGTTCACTTTCCATCAAGCTCTACTTTGATGTAGCCTACCAGTAATCTAGTGTCATCATTTTTCTCTGGGTCTCTTTTTGACCTCACTATCTATGTGCTCACCACCTTAGTTAGATTCAAACTCAAGATGATTAAGCATAGCATTTGATATCCATTCCCAAGGCGTACTAACTAGCTGTTCGATCATATAGTTAACTTGACAAATTGTCAAGTTCTAATAGCACAACTGAAACAGAATATGGATGccctaaaatgaaaaaaaaaaaaatagactgGAGAACAGTCTTCGGAAAGAACGGCATGTCTTTAAAGCACTCGTTGGTACAAAAAATTCAGATGCAGCTTTATGCAAACCATCTTGCAATTGTTTTACTAAGGTGTCAGCAGAATTATATTGAACGGTATACTGAAACTTCATGAACAACAATGCACAAGTATTATTCAAGATATCTACTCACCACAAAGCATTGTACAAGAAAGCAGGTGAAGCATATAGCTGTGACAGATCCAACCTGCATCACATTCCAAATacctgattattattatttatctgaaACAGCATTACCTTCTTTAAAAGCTTTATAGCATAAAACAATCTTAAATAAATTGCAATTGATAATGCTGATTCTAATTGCTGATGTTAAGGTGCTACCAAGCGATCTGAAATCACAAAGGGTGACCTTTCACTAATTATTAATAGCAAGGtccgccataccgtaccgtaccggagtttcgacccgggctcggtatggtacggtaccggtgtaccgggcgggacaccagggcgtaccgagcagtacaccctggtgtaccgatacTGTAGCATAGCTAcagtgtagtactgtagcactgtaacggtacagggcggtccgcgtaccgagtacctgacggaccggtacgtaccgcccggtacgcttcggtacggcagacactTTAATAGTAGGTTACAAATAAGTGAAAGGAACAATTATATATAAACAAAAGCTGTACCACAATAACCCACATGGGCCATCCACTCACCTACAGAAATTATATTTGTATCTACACATGACTGCACTACATATCTCTCTTCCAGGAATCTCAACAAATCTGAGGAACAGCCATCCTGATAAAGGCTGACGTAGGGTACTTTGTATCAAAGATAGCAAATTTGGGTACCAGACCCATGCCAATTGCTGGTCAAACAGGTTAGGGTTCGATATGCATCAGTGAATCGACACATTGTATGCCAATAAGTACTGTGGTATGGTGGTTTCACATGTACACCATAAACTGTAGTGTTCCCCTTTGCATTGGTATATTAACTACTATAAGCTTTTGATCCAGAAATGCTTCGAAGTCTACTCTTTGCATTGGCTGATAAAAATACTAAAAGTTATAGACCATAAACAAAAAGAGGACAAGTCTACTCTTGCATCTTCATGACTTGGGTAAAGGTTTGGACTAGGTCTTTTGGAATGTTGGTTGGGCAAAGGCCTCTTTCttattaatttatcatattttttataaggTGTAGGCCTGCCTTGAATTTACCTAAAAAAATTACAGGGAAAGTctaaaccaaggattgaaattttgtaccgtactagaatttcggtatggtacgatacgatactgtataccgagcggtatatttcggtatattgctcggtgtatatatatatatatatatataagagataaaTCGCTCGATATACCTCTCTTCTCAGGTGATAtcgtagaaaaaaaaaagaaaaaatttgcaACGTCGTATCTCTTCTCGGGCGACAtcgtagaaaaaaaaagaaatttcgtTGAGGTGTCACCTCTCTTCGCCCGTGACGCCGATACTCTTCTCTCTGCACGCGGGTGAGAAGTCGCCGCAAACGAGGACAGCAGCGCCGATCTcaggttctcctttttttttaattttttttcttatttctttcttccccttctgcctcttctttcaccttctccctctttcttctccctcggtcaccgtcgactccctctttcttctccctcgatcgCCGTCGATGCtaccgctcggtagcgggcggtccgtgtaccggtctactGACAGACTGGTACATATCGCCCGGTACAGACGacatcattcggtattgcaaaccttgactCTAAACAGACAAGCTTAGTATATGTTTACAAAATTAACAATCTTTTGCAGAAAGATAGATTATTAGGGAAGGCCTCATTCttattaatttatcatattttttatgagGTGTAGGCCTGCCTTGAATTTACCTAAAAAAATTACAGGGGAAGTCTAAACGTACAAGCTTAGTATATGTTTACAAAATTCACAATCTTTTGCAGAAAAATAGATTTATTAGGtaagaaaaagcaaaagaaaatttgTTATTATTTTCACCAAATTCTAAAGCTACCAGACATTGTTTCAGGAAACAACTATATctgctagattttttttttttttggctgttCTGCTAAACACTAAAACCACTAAAAACACATGGCTTTGGAAAGTAAAATATCTTTCAGCTGGTTTCTGAAGCAATTGACTAGGAGTATTGCATGTGCAGTACATGTCTCATTCTTTAATGAAACTTGGGTTTCACAGTTTGAATGGAAGTAACAGGAAGCTATCTAAACCTTTAAATGCTGGATAGCATGCTTATTCTCACTGTTATATGTTCAATATTTCTTACATCTGTTAAATCATTGTTCAAAAGTAAGTACCTCATGaagtttctttctcctcccttttGATTCAATTGGGAACCGCCTTAGCATGAGAAACAGCctagggaaaagaaaaaggagaatgcCAGTGAACAGGGTCAAATCCTTGCAAACAGAAGCTTACTATTACCTGCCCCCATAAAGCAAGAAGCCCAATGCAGCTATAAAGGATACCGCTGAAATTACAAAAGTGTAAACTTAATTACAATTATATGATTAAACTGAAAATCAATGATGGAAAGCAGAGATTGCATTACCTGCTATAAAGATCTTTCCAATTAACTCGATTATGTTGCTGTCATTTATCCAAAGGTATATCCAGATACAAAACTGACAAATTATAGATCTCCATGAGCACCAAAATAATGTGAAAAAAGACACTATATAATGCAGTAACTTGAGTTCATTGGGGACCTAGCATATTGAATCACTTAACTTTCTCATGTGATATTGCATAAAGAGATAATTAATTAGAATTTTCTAGCATACGCTAAAATGAAGCAAGAAAGAATGAAGCCTACTAAACTGAAAGCTGAGCAAATTGCTCAGACAACTACCACACAAGTCAATAAATTCAGTGCCAAAGTTTGTTTCTAGGTCAACTTGAATTGGACACTAGCAGATCAGGTAGCTTGCAGACTTTGTTGATCTGGAGTGCACCCATTTACATAGCCAGGAGGAGCAGCAATAAGAGAACAATTGATGAAGGAAGAAGAGTAAAACTACCAATTTTTCATTGGCAATAGCCATAAAGGAAAATAAACCACAATCAAATAAATTTTGGTCTTGTTGGTTCAAATAGACTACGATTGTCTCAAAGACAAATTGATGATCTTCTCAAAGTCTTTGACTGGAGTCATCAGACTATGATCTTATGTGCTTTTATAATTCATTTAAGTGCAGTAGCAGACCAAACCAAACCCTTATCCTGAAGCCATTCAAAACTGTGTAATTATCTAGTACAGGTTTTCCAAAATCAGTCTGCATAGTTCTGCTGCTCCAACTCAAAGAATACAGTACAACCCAACTCaactaaataaatcaatcataataATCAGTATTTGGTCCAAGAAAATATTGATTCCTTGACACATCATTTATCAATTTAATCACTGAAAGAAAATGCATGAAAGAGAAAAGTAAAAGCAGTGGTGGAAGCATAAACCTGAATAACATAAATTACAACATTAACACAGATGTATACGATCCTTAGTTTGTCTGTTGCAAGACTTCTTGCctgaaaatttaagaaaaatgaattttattaaGATGCTGAATATGTGCTATGAATAAAACGCATTGTCATGCATATGACTAAAAAATAATTAGCAAACTTGCCTGATAGTATATCT comes from the Musa acuminata AAA Group cultivar baxijiao chromosome BXJ2-8, Cavendish_Baxijiao_AAA, whole genome shotgun sequence genome and includes:
- the LOC103993935 gene encoding tobamovirus multiplication protein 1 is translated as MSVMEQSILAGGRLSNWWDEINESRQWQDGVFYFLCAAYALVSSVALVQLIRIQLRVPEFGWTTQKVFHFMNFIVNGVRAIEFGFHAQVFLFRHKVFTLALLDLPGLLFFSTYTLLVLFWAEIYYQARSLATDKLRIVYICVNVVIYVIQFCIWIYLWINDSNIIELIGKIFIAAVSFIAALGFLLYGGRLFLMLRRFPIESKGRRKKLHEVGSVTAICFTCFLVQCFVVGLSAFDANASLEVLDHPILDLIFYLMTEILPSALVLYILRKLPPKRVSAQYHPIR